Sequence from the Hamadaea flava genome:
CGCCGCGATCGAGAAGGTCAGCAACGACAAGGCCCTGAAAGGCCCGATCACGCTGCTGCTGCTCGGCATCGACCATCGGCAGGGCTGGGCCGCCGACGACGCCCGGTCGGACACGATCATCATCCTGCACATCTCGGCCGACCACGAGCAGGCGTACCTGATCTCGGTTCCCCGTGACTTCGCGCTGCCCATCCCGGCCTGGACGAAGTCCGGGTTCAAGGGGCGGGTCGCGAAGATCACCGCGGCGTACCAGTTCGGGTCCGAGCGCGGCGCGGGCTGGCAGGGCGGCGCCGGCCTGATGCAGAAGACGATCAAGCAGCTCGCCGGGATCACCTTCGACGGCGTGATCGTCATCGACTTCGACGGCTTCAAGAACGTCATCGCGGCCATGGGCGGCGTACACCTGTGCGTCGACCGTGACACGTGGTCGAGCCACTACATCAAGAACGCCAAGGGGCAGCCCGAGTACTACAGCTACAAGGGCGACCACAAGCTGTCCAACAGCTGGATCCACAAGAAGGGCTGCCGCGACATGGCCGCCTGGGAGGCGCTGGACTACTCGCGGCAGCGCTACGGGCTGCCCAACAGCGACTACGACCGGCAGAAGCACCAGCAGCAGCTGCTGAAATCGCTGGCGAAGAAGGCGACCAGCGCCGGCGTCCTCGGCGACCCGGGCAAGCTGTCACAGGTCGTCAGGGCCGCCGGCTCCTCGTTGAAGATGGACACCAAGGGCGTACAGCTGGACACGTTCGTCTTCTCGCTCAAGTCGCTGGGCGCCGCTGATCTGATCACCTTGAAGACCAACGGCGG
This genomic interval carries:
- a CDS encoding LCP family protein, with product MTKSRRVRTTRSPIWARLVVAFGLLVSLAGFGGLAMVGKFFGDLTSGIETGTTEESPAAIEKVSNDKALKGPITLLLLGIDHRQGWAADDARSDTIIILHISADHEQAYLISVPRDFALPIPAWTKSGFKGRVAKITAAYQFGSERGAGWQGGAGLMQKTIKQLAGITFDGVIVIDFDGFKNVIAAMGGVHLCVDRDTWSSHYIKNAKGQPEYYSYKGDHKLSNSWIHKKGCRDMAAWEALDYSRQRYGLPNSDYDRQKHQQQLLKSLAKKATSAGVLGDPGKLSQVVRAAGSSLKMDTKGVQLDTFVFSLKSLGAADLITLKTNGGTYASCGYDLGGESCEGITQGTKDMLAAVKTDTLGDFITDNPEFLSQPAS